The following coding sequences lie in one Rutidosis leptorrhynchoides isolate AG116_Rl617_1_P2 chromosome 4, CSIRO_AGI_Rlap_v1, whole genome shotgun sequence genomic window:
- the LOC139843269 gene encoding mediator of RNA polymerase II transcription subunit 18, with protein MECVVQGIIETQHVEALEILLQGLCGVRKENIKVHELCLKSGPNLGSEASEVRLLCNLEQPEPTWTVRHVGGSMRGAGADQISVLVRTMVESKVSKNVLRLFYLLGYKLDHELLRVGFAFHFYRGAQITITVVSVGKMLKLHATDDSVPVTPGIQVVEVTAPASAENYNEVATAVSSFCEYLAPLLHLSKPGVTTGVVPTAAAAAASLMSFSGGNNNM; from the exons ATGGAGTGTGTTGTTCAAGGAATCATAGAAACACAG CATGTTGAAGCACTTGAGATTCTTCTTCAAGGTCTCTGTGGTGTTCGAAAAGAAAATATAAAAGTTCATGAGTTATGCCTAAAAAGTGGTCCCAATCTAG GTTCTGAAGCATCAGAGGTTCGACTTTTATGCAATCTTGAACAACCTGAGCCCACTTG GACCGTTCGACATGTGGGAGGTTCAATGAGAGGTGCTGGTGCGGATCAGATTTCCGTTTTGGTTAGGACAATGGTAGAAAGCAAAGTTAGCAAAAATGTGCTACGATTGTTCTACTTGCTTGGCTACAAGTTAGACCATGAGCTACTGCGAGTGGGATTTGCGTTCCATTTTTATAGGGGTGCTCAGATAACCATTACTGTGGTTTCAGTTGGTAAGATGCTAAAGTTGCATGCTACTGATGACAGTGTTCCCGTAACGCCTGGTATACAAGTTGTTGAAGTGACTGCACCTGCTTCAGCTGAAAACTATAATGAAGTTGCAACAGCAGTCTCATCTTTTTGTGAATATCTTGCACC GCTGCTGCATTTGTCAAAACCTGGTGTTACAACAGGAGTTGTTCCAACTGCAGCTGCAGCTGCTGCATCTCTTATGTCGTTTAGTGGTGGAAATAACAATATGTAG